ATCCGCACCCGATCGCCCAGATCCCGCACGCTCAGCGTCACCACGCCTTTGCCTTTACAGGGCTGGATGCCATGCACAATGGCGTTCTCTACCAGCGGCTGGATCAGCAGACTCGGCAGCAGAAAATGCAGATCTTCATCGACGTCATAAATCATCGTCAGCTTATCGCCAAACCGCGCCTGCTCGATGGCGATGTAATCTTTCACCTGCCACAGCTCCTTGCGGATATCGATCAGCTCATCATCGTTCAGTTCCAGGTTATAACGCAGGTAGCGTGACAGGTTGATCACCAGCTGGCGGGCGGTATCGGGATTGAGCCGGATAGAGGAGGAGATAGCATTCAGCGCGTTGAACAGGAAATGGGGATTTATTTTACTTTGCAGCGCGCGCAGTTCCGCTTTATTGGCCATCTCACGCAGCTGCTCGGCGCGCGACACTTCAAGCTGGGTTGAGATGATTTGTGACAGGCCAATCGCCATCTCCTTCAGCGAGCCGGTAATACGGTGCGCGCGGCGATAGTAGATTTTCAGCGTGCCGGTGACGTTGCCTTTTTCCCACAGCGGGATGACGATCATCGAATGGATATCTTTAGTGCGGTGCGCTTCATCATTGTTCTTAATGATAATTTTACCGCTGTTGATCGACTGCGCCGTCGTCGGGCTGATGCCATCATCCCCATGCTGATAATTATGTTCGCCATAGCCGACGTAGGCCAGGATCTGCTTTTTATCCGTCATCGCCACCGCATCGGCTTTGATCTCTCTGCGGATAATGTCACAGATATTGCGCAGCGAGTCGCTGTTCACCTGCCGAAACAGCGGCAGGGTTTTGTTAGCAATTTCCAGCGCCAGCTTAGCCTGGCGGGCGGCAATCGCCTCTTTCTCGCCCTCGACACTCTGCACCAGCAACACAATGATACCGATGCTGGACGCGCCAAGAATCATCGGCAGGGCAATTTCCGACACAATCGCCAGTCCGAGTGAGGCAGGGCGCGCCCACATGACGATCAGCAGCATCGTCAGGGCTTCGCACAGCATGCCACCGACGATACCGGCGCGCCAGCGATGCTCCTTCAGTACACGGCGGTTAATACCGCCCGCCACAATACCGGCAATGATGCTGGTGATAAGACAGGGCACCGAGGTCACGCCGTGAATATCAATGAGAAAACGGTGCAGACCCGCAATGATGCCGGTGGCGATACCGACCCAGGGACCAAACAAAATGCCGCCCGCCATTACGGCAATCACCCGCACATTCAGCAGCGAGCCGTCGACATTGACGCCCGACCAGGTACTGAACAGCGCGAACAGGGAGAAGATGGCCGTCACTGCCACTTTTTCTGCGCGGGTATGTTCATCTTTTTGCAGCAGCTGACGAAACGGACGGGTGCGCGTCAGGAAGAACAGGCAGATCAACATCAGGGCGGCGCGGTCAAATACGGCCAGTAACATCGTGAAGTGGGAGGACACAGGCGCCTCGTCGGCAAGGGAAAGTGCCTTATGATAAAAAATGTGATCGCGAACCGCTAGCGTCCCGATCAATCACGCCGGGAGATCGTGTTTCAGATCAATTTTTACGGCCAATCTGTAAAAAGAGGAAAAGTTGAGTGCAATAAAGGGGAACGTTTTTTCAGCTCGCTAAGGCTGGTTGCTGTGATGCCATTTTGCTATGTTGCGCGATGACGTGCGCCAGCGACCGCTGGAAAACCGCGCCCATCGGGAGCAGCAGATGCAACTTGTCACCGCCAGATTAACCCTCAGTAAATTACAGCCAGAAGACTGGCAACTTTTTCGTGCCGTCCATGAAGACCGAGACACCATGAAATGGGTCAGCGAAATCCCCGATGAAGCGGATATCCGTCAGCGCTTCACCACGCGTCTGGCACCCTGGCAGCCGGGCAGTTTTCACATGCTCTGCCTGGTGGCACGACGCCGTGACAGCGGTGAGCCGATTGGCCTGTTTGGCTGCAGCCCCGAATGGGAGCCACATCGTCAGGCGGAAGTGGGCTACATGCTGCTGCATCGCTACTGTGGTCAGGGCTATGGCAGCGAAGCGCTGGCGGCGCTGTGCCAGTTTTTGCTGGAAGCGGATTTCCACAAACTTAAGGCGATGGTGATTGAAGGAAACTGGGCCTCACGCCGTATTCTGGAGAAAAACGGCTTTCAGCTGGAGGGCACGCTGCGGGATAATTATCTGCTGGACGGCCACTGGGTGAACGATTGGCTGCTGGGACGGCTGAATCCGCAACAATAAAAAAATTTTCCGCCACCCTCGACAAAATGATCCTCGCCACGTTATGTTCGTAACGGGTCACCGCAGTGACCCGCGTCGCTCGGACGGTCCGGGCGCTTACGTAATCCAGAGGACATCATGGCTGATAACAGCACACCCCGTCGTTTCTCGCGTATTGAACGTTTACCCCCTTACGTTTTCAACATCACCGCTGAACTGAAGATGGCTGCGCGTCGGCGCGGCGAAGATATCATCGACTTTTCAATGGGCAATCCTGATGGCCCGACGCCGCCACACATCGTCGAAAAGTTATGCCAGGTGGCGCAGCGTGACGATACCCACGGTTATTCCACCTCGCGCGGCATTCCGCGACTGCGCAGAGCGATCTCGCGCTGGTACGCCGATCGCTATCAGGTGGAAATCGATCCCGAATCTGAGGCGATTGTCACCATCGGTTCCAAAGAGGGGCTGGCGCACCTGATGCTGGCAACGCTGGATCATGGGGATACCGTGCTGGTGCCCAATCCCAGCTATCCGATTCATATCTACGGAGCGGTGATTGCCGGTGCGCAGGTGCGATCGGTGCCGCTGGTCGCGGGGGTCGATTTCTTCAATGAGCTGGAACGCGCCATCCGCGAGAGCTACCCCAAGCCAAAAATGATGATCCTCGGTTTCCCGTCTAACCCCACCGCACAGTGTGTGGAGCTCGACTTTTTCGAGCGGGTCATTGCGCTGGCGAAGCAGTACAACGTGCTGGTGATCCACGATCTGGCCTATGCCGACATCGTTTACGATGGCTGGAAAGCGCCGTCGATTATGCAGGTGCCCGGCGCGCGTGATGTCGCCGTGGAATTCTTTACCCTGTCGAAAAGCTACAACATGGCGGGCTGGCGCATCGGTTTCATGGTGGGCAATAAAGAGCTGGTCGCCGCGCTGGCACGAATCAAAAGTTACCATGACTACGGCACCTTTACGCCGCTGCAGGTGGCAGCGATTGCGGCGCTGGAAGGGGATCAGCAGTGTGTGCGTGACATCGCTGAGCAGTACAAACGCCGCCGTGATGTGCTGGTCAAAGGTTTGCATGAAGCGGGCTGGATGGTGGATAACCCCAAAGCCTCGATGTACGTCTGGGCAAAAATTCCCGACCATTATGCGCATCTGGGTTCGCTGGAGTTTGCCAAACATATGCTGCAGGAGGCGAAGGTCTGTGTCTCACCCGGCATCGGGTTTGGCGACTATGGGGACACGCACGTGCGATTTGCGCTGATTGAAAACAGCGATCGTATTCGTCAGGCGGTACGGGGAATTAAAGCGATGTTTCGTGCCGATGGCGTCTTGCCGGGCAGCATGAAAACGGAAGAGAGCTGACAGCCAGCAGGGGCGACGCAATGGTCGCCCCGTGGCGGCACTGTCACGCCATTACTTCAGCAGCAGAACAAAAGTGCCGAACCAAAGTAACGCGAAAAAAGATATTCCCATCAAGGCATATTTCACAAAGCAACTCCTCTGAGCGGTTACGATGATGGCGATCCCAAACCAGTGCAACGCGAACAGATGTGGAAAAGAGATCGCCATTTCAGTAATGGTCTGCTCTTTTCCGGGTCGATCTGAATAACTCTCAGAACAGGATCAGGCGCTAATTTACGCGTAATCCCGACCAAATGAAATAGGTCCGTTCTGAGATATTGCTCACAATTTTACGGCACCTGAATGTCGGGGATCGCCGACATGCCGACACGTAACTGAGCCAGATGCTGTTGGTCACCATCCAGCACAATTTTTACCGGCAGACGCTGAACGACTTTAGTGTAGTTGCCGGTGGCGTTGTCGGGAGCAATCGCCGAAAAAGTTGCGCCGGTGGCCGGTGCGATGCTGTCCACATGGCCGGTAAAGGTCTCGCCCGGCAGGGCATCCACACTGATTCGCACCCGCTGACCCGGACGCACATCGCTTAACTGCGTCTCAAGGTAGTTAGCCGTGATGTAGGTTTGCTGCAGCGGCACCACCGCCAGCAGACGGGTTCCGGCTGAAACATATGCGCCAATCCGCACCGAACGCTGACCGACCATGCCGTCAACGGGAGCCGTAATGCGCGTGTAGGAGAGATTCAGCCTTGCCTGATCGACGCTGGCTTTAGCCGCGGCGACATCCGCCTCAGCTGAACGCACCGCGGCCTGTAACACACCCACCTGTTTCATGGCCGACGCCAGCGCGGCCTGACTCTGATGCACGGCTGCCAGCGCGGAGCGTTGATTCGAGCTCGCTTTCTGCTGATCGTCGGCGGCTACGGTGCCGCTTTTATAGAGGCGGTTATAGCGATCGGCGCTCTGACCGGCATACTGCGCGGAAGCCTGGCTGGCCGCGACGCTGGCTTTCTGCTGATCAATCACCGACTGCTGCTGTTCAAGCTGGGCCTGGCTGCTCAGCAGTTTCGCCTGACTCACCTGCAGGTCAGCCTCGGCACTCTCCAGCGCAACACGGTAGTCACGGTCGTCCAGCGTTGCCAACAGCTGGCCCGCTTTGACCTGCTGATTATCCTGCACCTGCACGTTGCTGATGTAACCGGAGACTTTCGGCGCCACCAGGGTGTAATCCGCGTTAACGTAAGCATCGTTGGTACGGTGATCGTTGCCGGTCATCATTGACCAGACTGCAAAGGCGATGGCCAGTAACACCAGCAGCAGCACACTCAGCAGCAGGGTTCTTCTCATTTCGAAAGCACGCATATTCAGTTATTCCGGGAAGGGTTTTGAATCAAAGTTTGAGGCGGCCAGACCCGTTTGGGCAGGATGGCGGTAAGCAATAACAGGCAGGCGGCAAAGCCGGTCAGCATCAGCCAGCTGTCACTCAGACTCAGCACCGTGGCCTGATGCCGCACCAGCGTGGCGAATCCGCTGAGATTATCGCTGGCGCTGATGCTGCCATCCGGCAACAGCGGCAAACTGCGGCTGGCCTGATCGGCCGTCGGCGCGGTCATCAGCCAGCTGCGACTGGCGGCCTGATTAATCAGGATACTGGAGTGAAACTGCTCGCGATGGGAGAGGAAAACCTCAACCAGCGTGGAGGCGGCGATGCTGGAGAAGCCGCGTACCGTATTAAACATCGCCGAGGCAAACGGGCCTTCTGGCGGGGCGACAACGCTGGTGGCACTCATCAGGATCGGCAGAATAATCATCGGCTGGCCGAACGCCTGCAGGATCTGCAGCAGCCAGAAATTCTGTCGTGCCCAGTCACTGGTGATCTGCGTGCCCAGCAGACAGGAGGTCACCAGCAGGCCGACGCCCGCCGTGAGCATCCAGCGGCAGTCAATCCAGCGAATATTCAGCAGAGCTGCAATTAGCGGCGCAATCAGCAGTTGCGGCAGGCCCACCGCCAGCGCCAGCGGGGCAAACTCAAGGGTGCGAAAGCCGCTGACCTGCGCAAAATAGGCCGACGGCAGCGCGGAACCCGAAAGCCCCAGGATAAGCACACAGGCCAGCCCGAGCAGACCGTGCGCCAGATTTGGTCGCCGGAGCATCTGCAATTTAAACAGCGGCAGCGGGTGAAACCACTCATTGATCAGGAACACCAGCAGCAGCGGCAGCGCGGCCAGCAGCATACCGGCGATCAGTGGGGAGTTCAGCCAGTCCAGGCGCTCACCCTGGGTCAATACCAGAACCAGCAGTGCGACAGCACTGCAGCCGGTCACCATGCCGAACAGATCGATCTGCTGAAAGCGTTCCGGACGCAGCGGGTCCTGCGGTATCCCCCAGCTAATCAGCACCATTGCAATCAGCATGCCGGGCACTACCTGCCAGAACACCATCATCCAGCTGACATGGTCTGTCCACAGTGAGGCCAGCGAGGCCGCCATGTTGGGGCCAAACGTCGCGGTCAGGGCATAGCCCGCCAGGCCAAACAGCTTAAAGGGCGGGGGCAGAAAGCGCAGGGCGACGGTCATCAGCATCGGCGGCAGTGCGCCACCAAACAGGCCCTGCAGCACGCGCAGGCTGATAAACAGCGTTGGGTCCGGCACCAGCGGCAGCAGAATGCCGGTCAGCATAAATCCCGCCGACACGCCGAGCGTAAAACGCCGCAGCGACAGGGTGACGGCGAACCAGGGCGCGATCATCATAGCGGCGACTTCGGCCGCCTGATAACCGGAGATAATCCAGCTACCCTGATCGAAACCGATGCCGATCGCGGCACGGATATCGGCCAGTGCGATATCACTGACGCGATCGTTCAGCCCGGAGGTCAGCGCAGCAATGAGCACGCCGACCAGGCCCAGGGCCAGTCGCAATGTAAAAGGATGAGGGGCCGGCGCGGCGGCTGGCTTGGCGTTCATTGCAGGCGATCTCGTTATTATGATGCAGTGTACTGCGATGTGATACAGGACGTAATATTACATCCCGGTATGCTGTATTGCAATGTGGTACAGGCTGTAAAAAGTGCGGCATTCGCGCTACAGTAAGGCAGCTCAAACAGGACGACGCTATGGCACATCAACCCTCCAGCCGCGAGGAGGAAAAAACGGGCGGCATTCAGGTCATCGCCCGTGCGGCAAAAATTCTTAATGCGCTGGGCGAACAGCCGGGCGGCATGAGCCTCGGCGAGATTGCTCAGGCGGTGGAACTGCCCCGTTCAACGGTGCAGCGCATTGTCGCCGCACTCGACAGCGCTGAACTGGTGCGCAGCAGCGGGGCGGGTGGACTGCGACTGGGGCCGGCCCTGTTAAAGCTGATCTCCAGCGTCCACACCGACGTGGTCGATCTGGTCAGTCCGCTGCTGGAAAAACTCTCTTCCGACACTAATGAAACGGTCTCGCTGGCGCGCGCCAGCGGCAGCCAACTGGCGATTATTCACCACGTTGTGGCGTCGCGGGAGCTTCGTGTGGTTCCGCATATGGGACTCAATCTGCCGCTCTACAGCACCTCCGGTGGACGGGCGTTGCTGGCGCTGGAGTGTGAAAAAGATGTGCGAACCATCGTCGGCGACGCCTGGCAGGAGTTAACCGATATGACGGTGAAAACGCTGCCGCAGTTGCTGCAACTTATCAGGGAAGTGCGCGAAACCGGTATCGCCGTGGATCGCGGTGAAACGCTGGAAGGTATCTCTACCATGGCGTTTGCGCTGGATACGCTGTTTGGTCGCTTTTCTGTCTCTTTGCTGGTGCCCTCTGCACGTTTTCTTCGACACGAAGCCCGTTTTCGTGACGAGATGCTGAAGTGCAAAGAGGCGCTGGTGCGTGAAATCGGCAAAGTCGCCGCGATTGAAGGATAAGCATCTGATGAAAACCCTGCTGATGGCCATTGACCACTCTCCGGTCGCGGAGAAAGTGGTTGCCTTAACGATTGAAGAAGCGCTGGCGCATCGCGCCGATGTCGTCGTGCTCTGCTGTGTCGATCCTGCCTACTCGTCCTGTAATCAGCCGATGGAAATCGATGCGGGTGAAGACCCGGCCGATTTTGTGGCGGCGCAGGATGAGCAGAATACGGCGGAAATGGTGGTGCGCCATGCACTGGCCCCGTTACTGCGCGCGGGCATTAATGCGCGCGGCATGATTCTGGCGGGTGACGCCGCAGATACCATCGTTGCCCAGTCGCAACAGCTTAAGGCCAGCATGATTATCATGGGACGCCGACATCTCTCTTCGTTTAATCGGCTGTTAAAAGGCTCGGTCAGCGCGTCGGTTATCGAGCGTGCTCACTGTCCTGTGCTGATCGATGTGCGTAAGGATTAACCCCGCAGCATGAATTCTCTGCTTTTTATTACGCTGGCCGCCTTTGCGCTGCTGGCGCTCATCGTCATTGTGCTGATCAAAACGACCCGGCTGCGTTTATGGCAGGGGCTGATCCTCTTTCTGCTGCCACTGATACTGGCGAATCTGCTCTGGTTCAGCTGGGTCGCGCCGCATCAGTTGCAGGCCACGCAGCGTGAGCAGGCGGTGAATCAACTGGCAAAGATGCCGGGCTATCGGGTGCTGCAGACTCAGGAACCGGCGTTATGGCTGTTGCTGACCCAGGAGCTGACCCGTCGAATCCGCGAAGGGGAACCCGCAGATAAAGCGACGGGTGAACTGCGTGGCTGGCTGATTGAGGTCATTAACCAACGGCTGATGCGTGGAACGGATGCGGCGGTGGTTAACTATATCGGCGTCTCGGTGGAAGAGATGCGCGCGCTGAACCAGATCGATCCGGGTCTCTGCTTTCGATATCTCTATCCGCAGGTGAGTGGTGGCATCAATCTGCTGACCACACTCCCTGCGTCGCTGAATCATAAAGAGGCAGAGGCCATGGAGCAGCTGCTGCTCAACAGTCCTCCGCCCGAACAGCCACTCGATAAGACGCAGGCGCAGGATGATCTGCAGGAGATCGTCGGCCGACTCTATCTCAGGTGGGGCGATAAGCTGCAGCAGCTGAATATGCCTGCCGATACGGCGGTTGATCGCTCTTCGCTGTGTGCCATGTCGATCGATCTCTATAGTGCCATTCTGGCATTACCTGACAAGCGCGCCGCTAACCTCTTACGTAGAATGGTCGCAATGACAGGCCAGTAAGTCAGCGCTCAGCGGGCGAAAAAAAGCCCGCTAAGCGCGGGCAGGGAAGAGAGAGGAACAGATTTCTTATTTTTGGCATTTCCTGGTGTGGTGCAGTCTTCATTTCGTTCGGTCTGAATACATCCTGTCATCTCTGGCACGATAGTGATAGCCGTTTAATCGTATTACATTAATCGGTGAAAGCTTCTCAAGTTTTGATTTTTCGCGCATTAATCCTATGGATGCGTGACTGGCTGCGTCATAAACTGCGCGGCAACGTGAGGATAACTAAATGAAAAAACTAATTACCGGCGCAGTGGCGCTGATCCTGCTGAGTGGATGTACTGCCAGCAAACCCGGGGCATTTGAACGCGTTGATGAAGATCCAGACTCAAATACTGTGCAGTACCGTTTTGACCCGCAAAAGGTCAATCGTGATGCAATGGATATTGATCTGGCGAATTACTGCAGCAGTAAAGGATTTGATAAAGTCGAGGCGTTGCCTGCGCAGGAGAGTCATATTCCGGGACTGAAGAAAGCCTGGTTCCAGTGTAATTACGCGCTGAAAAGCTAAATAAAACGGGCGGGATAATTATCCCGCCCTTAAAGTTTACTGCTTTTATTTTATGCTGTGTGACATCTTTGCCCGTCAGTGGCGATGGTGACCGCCATGATACCCACCGTGATAACCTCCATAGTAGTCTCCATGATATCCGCCGCCACCTCCGCGGTGCCAGCCATTGTCGTGTCTGGGGCTGATGATACAACCGCTTAATAACGTCATCAGCGCAACCACCGAAGCGACTTTAATTAATCTCTTCATCGGAAGCTTCTCCTCTTTTCCAATGACTACGACGTTACGCTGGAAAAGTGGAGTGAAGATGCAGGCTTTGTAGAGTTATTTAGGAAGATATGACGGAATATTTCAGGATGCTGAATTTTACAGCAGAGGGAATTAAATAAATCGGAATGAACTGAATATTAAATACTATCGAAGAGAATAGTCTCAAAATCAAGCGAAAATAATTCTCATTTGAAAGTTTTTACCACTACATTATTAGCATGTCAGTTCAATGGGAGAAAAACATGGCGCATGACGTGAAAAATATTCTGGCTTTACAGGCTGAACTGGGCGAATGCCCGCTCTGGTCTGTCGAAGAGCAGGTGCTCTACTGTGTCGATATCCTGGCACCGGCGATTCACCGTTTTGATCCGGTCAGCGGCGAACTGCAGACCTTCCCGCAGGCGGAAGAGGTGGGATGCATCGGTCTGCGTGAGCAGGGCGGGCTGATCGCCGCATTACGTGGCGGTGTCTGGCTGCTGGATGCACAGGGTAAACCTGAGAAGAAAATCGCAGAGAATCCGGGAGTAGCCGCGCAAAGCCGCTTTAATGATGGCCGCGTCGATCCCTGGGGTAACTTCTGGTGCGGCAGCCTGTGGGAACCGCAGGACAAAAATGGCGGGCTGCTGTGCCGCGTGACGCCGGACCTGAAACTGGAGGTGAAAGCGCGCGACATTAAAATTTCCAACGGACTGGCATTCTCTCCCGACCGGCGCTGGATGTATCACAGCGACACGCCGAATGAGGCGCTCTATCGTTATCCGTTAAATGAGCAGGGTGAACCGGGCGAACGCACCCTGTTCCGCCGCTTCGACGCGAAAGGGGGATTACCGGATGGTGCCGCAGTGGATAGTGAAGGCTTTTACTGGTCAGCACAGTTTGATGGCGGACGCGTGGTGCGTATCGATCCGCAGAGCAGCGAAATCGTGGATGAGATCCTGCTGCCGGTGAAGTGGCCAACCATGGTGGCCTTTGGCGGTGCCGATCTTAAAACGCTGTTCATCACCAGTTCACGCGAAGATCGTACCGAAGAGGAGCTGGCGCGCTATCCACAATCTGGCGATATCTTTGCCGTGGATGTCGCGGTAGCGGGAATGGCCGAGCCGCGATTCCGCGGCTAAACGTAAACGGGCCGCTTAATCGCGGCCCGTTGTATTTGTCGGTCAGTATTAATGGCGTTGCAACACCGGTTCTGCCGTGACGGAGCTCTGCGGCAGGCGGATGGTGAGTGACAGGAACAGGGAAAGTACCAGCAGTGTCATAATCAGGCTGAAGGTGACGGTGAAGCCCCCAAACAGCGAGGC
This genomic window from Pantoea sp. Lij88 contains:
- a CDS encoding sensor histidine kinase, producing MLLAVFDRAALMLICLFFLTRTRPFRQLLQKDEHTRAEKVAVTAIFSLFALFSTWSGVNVDGSLLNVRVIAVMAGGILFGPWVGIATGIIAGLHRFLIDIHGVTSVPCLITSIIAGIVAGGINRRVLKEHRWRAGIVGGMLCEALTMLLIVMWARPASLGLAIVSEIALPMILGASSIGIIVLLVQSVEGEKEAIAARQAKLALEIANKTLPLFRQVNSDSLRNICDIIRREIKADAVAMTDKKQILAYVGYGEHNYQHGDDGISPTTAQSINSGKIIIKNNDEAHRTKDIHSMIVIPLWEKGNVTGTLKIYYRRAHRITGSLKEMAIGLSQIISTQLEVSRAEQLREMANKAELRALQSKINPHFLFNALNAISSSIRLNPDTARQLVINLSRYLRYNLELNDDELIDIRKELWQVKDYIAIEQARFGDKLTMIYDVDEDLHFLLPSLLIQPLVENAIVHGIQPCKGKGVVTLSVRDLGDRVRIAVRDTGQGISDEVMERVARNEMPGNKIGLLNVHHRVKLLSGQGLNIVRHQPGTEISFTLSKNGQRLAENLL
- a CDS encoding GNAT family N-acetyltransferase, which codes for MQLVTARLTLSKLQPEDWQLFRAVHEDRDTMKWVSEIPDEADIRQRFTTRLAPWQPGSFHMLCLVARRRDSGEPIGLFGCSPEWEPHRQAEVGYMLLHRYCGQGYGSEALAALCQFLLEADFHKLKAMVIEGNWASRRILEKNGFQLEGTLRDNYLLDGHWVNDWLLGRLNPQQ
- the alaC gene encoding alanine transaminase, with translation MADNSTPRRFSRIERLPPYVFNITAELKMAARRRGEDIIDFSMGNPDGPTPPHIVEKLCQVAQRDDTHGYSTSRGIPRLRRAISRWYADRYQVEIDPESEAIVTIGSKEGLAHLMLATLDHGDTVLVPNPSYPIHIYGAVIAGAQVRSVPLVAGVDFFNELERAIRESYPKPKMMILGFPSNPTAQCVELDFFERVIALAKQYNVLVIHDLAYADIVYDGWKAPSIMQVPGARDVAVEFFTLSKSYNMAGWRIGFMVGNKELVAALARIKSYHDYGTFTPLQVAAIAALEGDQQCVRDIAEQYKRRRDVLVKGLHEAGWMVDNPKASMYVWAKIPDHYAHLGSLEFAKHMLQEAKVCVSPGIGFGDYGDTHVRFALIENSDRIRQAVRGIKAMFRADGVLPGSMKTEES
- the ypdK gene encoding membrane protein YpdK, with translation MKYALMGISFFALLWFGTFVLLLK
- a CDS encoding HlyD family secretion protein, with the translated sequence MRAFEMRRTLLLSVLLLVLLAIAFAVWSMMTGNDHRTNDAYVNADYTLVAPKVSGYISNVQVQDNQQVKAGQLLATLDDRDYRVALESAEADLQVSQAKLLSSQAQLEQQQSVIDQQKASVAASQASAQYAGQSADRYNRLYKSGTVAADDQQKASSNQRSALAAVHQSQAALASAMKQVGVLQAAVRSAEADVAAAKASVDQARLNLSYTRITAPVDGMVGQRSVRIGAYVSAGTRLLAVVPLQQTYITANYLETQLSDVRPGQRVRISVDALPGETFTGHVDSIAPATGATFSAIAPDNATGNYTKVVQRLPVKIVLDGDQQHLAQLRVGMSAIPDIQVP
- a CDS encoding MFS transporter; the encoded protein is MNAKPAAAPAPHPFTLRLALGLVGVLIAALTSGLNDRVSDIALADIRAAIGIGFDQGSWIISGYQAAEVAAMMIAPWFAVTLSLRRFTLGVSAGFMLTGILLPLVPDPTLFISLRVLQGLFGGALPPMLMTVALRFLPPPFKLFGLAGYALTATFGPNMAASLASLWTDHVSWMMVFWQVVPGMLIAMVLISWGIPQDPLRPERFQQIDLFGMVTGCSAVALLVLVLTQGERLDWLNSPLIAGMLLAALPLLLVFLINEWFHPLPLFKLQMLRRPNLAHGLLGLACVLILGLSGSALPSAYFAQVSGFRTLEFAPLALAVGLPQLLIAPLIAALLNIRWIDCRWMLTAGVGLLVTSCLLGTQITSDWARQNFWLLQILQAFGQPMIILPILMSATSVVAPPEGPFASAMFNTVRGFSSIAASTLVEVFLSHREQFHSSILINQAASRSWLMTAPTADQASRSLPLLPDGSISASDNLSGFATLVRHQATVLSLSDSWLMLTGFAACLLLLTAILPKRVWPPQTLIQNPSRNN
- a CDS encoding IclR family transcriptional regulator, with protein sequence MAHQPSSREEEKTGGIQVIARAAKILNALGEQPGGMSLGEIAQAVELPRSTVQRIVAALDSAELVRSSGAGGLRLGPALLKLISSVHTDVVDLVSPLLEKLSSDTNETVSLARASGSQLAIIHHVVASRELRVVPHMGLNLPLYSTSGGRALLALECEKDVRTIVGDAWQELTDMTVKTLPQLLQLIREVRETGIAVDRGETLEGISTMAFALDTLFGRFSVSLLVPSARFLRHEARFRDEMLKCKEALVREIGKVAAIEG
- a CDS encoding universal stress protein, whose amino-acid sequence is MKTLLMAIDHSPVAEKVVALTIEEALAHRADVVVLCCVDPAYSSCNQPMEIDAGEDPADFVAAQDEQNTAEMVVRHALAPLLRAGINARGMILAGDAADTIVAQSQQLKASMIIMGRRHLSSFNRLLKGSVSASVIERAHCPVLIDVRKD
- a CDS encoding lipoprotein; the protein is MKKLITGAVALILLSGCTASKPGAFERVDEDPDSNTVQYRFDPQKVNRDAMDIDLANYCSSKGFDKVEALPAQESHIPGLKKAWFQCNYALKS
- a CDS encoding SMP-30/gluconolactonase/LRE family protein, yielding MAHDVKNILALQAELGECPLWSVEEQVLYCVDILAPAIHRFDPVSGELQTFPQAEEVGCIGLREQGGLIAALRGGVWLLDAQGKPEKKIAENPGVAAQSRFNDGRVDPWGNFWCGSLWEPQDKNGGLLCRVTPDLKLEVKARDIKISNGLAFSPDRRWMYHSDTPNEALYRYPLNEQGEPGERTLFRRFDAKGGLPDGAAVDSEGFYWSAQFDGGRVVRIDPQSSEIVDEILLPVKWPTMVAFGGADLKTLFITSSREDRTEEELARYPQSGDIFAVDVAVAGMAEPRFRG